Proteins encoded together in one Chitinophaga varians window:
- a CDS encoding glycoside hydrolase family 16 protein: MKKLFSTSTRIIAIIALGAIVFASCQKSMIKPEDGATTKKLPDEKPAVALTAGTINFSGYTWTVRATSSGTQGPGPNYWNSNNAWLDANGYLHLKMQKDAQGRWSCAEVTSNNNFGYGTYQWKIECDLNIIDRNIVLGLFNYSGQDGYDEQDVELSRWGNPSAGQFNYTVYPAQSGVRYKNVHWESPNITMNGTYTTHRFTRYRTDSIVYESQFGHYDAGSTIARKKFTSSDIKLSALNMPILMNLWLMNGTAPVNGQSYEVIIHEFKFTPLP, from the coding sequence ATGAAAAAGCTATTTTCAACTTCAACCAGAATCATCGCAATTATAGCGCTGGGCGCTATAGTATTTGCATCTTGTCAGAAAAGTATGATCAAACCGGAAGATGGCGCCACCACTAAAAAGCTGCCGGACGAAAAACCCGCTGTCGCTTTGACAGCAGGCACCATTAACTTCAGCGGCTATACGTGGACAGTGCGTGCTACTTCCTCCGGCACCCAGGGCCCGGGCCCTAACTACTGGAACAGCAATAATGCGTGGCTGGACGCAAATGGCTACCTTCACCTTAAAATGCAGAAGGATGCGCAGGGACGCTGGAGCTGCGCCGAGGTGACCAGCAACAATAACTTTGGTTACGGTACCTACCAGTGGAAAATTGAATGTGATCTGAATATTATTGACAGGAACATCGTATTGGGACTGTTTAACTACTCCGGACAAGATGGCTACGATGAACAGGATGTGGAACTTTCCCGGTGGGGTAACCCCTCTGCCGGACAGTTCAATTACACTGTCTATCCGGCACAATCTGGTGTACGTTATAAAAATGTTCACTGGGAATCGCCCAATATTACGATGAACGGTACCTATACTACGCACCGGTTCACGCGTTACAGGACAGACAGCATCGTGTATGAAAGCCAGTTCGGGCATTACGATGCGGGCAGCACTATTGCCAGGAAAAAATTCACGTCTTCAGATATTAAGCTGTCGGCACTGAATATGCCCATACTCATGAACCTTTGGTTGATGAATGGTACTGCACCTGTCAATGGCCAGTCATATGAAGTGATCATTCACGAATTTAAATTCACGCCTCTGCCCTGA
- a CDS encoding amidohydrolase family protein, translating into MLPYNAIFKTLLLSVFSVPLCSFAQQRDTIRYSLILTGNIKGEKKVIETSPGTFETWYQYNDRGRGDSLHTIYRQDNEGFPTYVRAVGKDYYKKPISEDFLLADGVAKWKNTAENETQAVSGKAFYVCLNGESGNIIKAMKANQNKVKLLPFGEASMEVVLQHKAGDRQLQLCKISGLSYTPEYIWADDHDETFGYIGDWFAMVPKGYETYVKELLAEQKKIERQQDNRLAKEIPEKVAGNILIRNVTLFDAEKARLLPRTDVLIREGKIREVSVGKAIKAKADRIVDGSGQTLLPGFWDMHVHLGDGPEGIMHVAAGVTHVRDMGNDTTLLDLRKEIDNGELIGPHLEVISGLIDGAGPMAAPTGILINNVEEGKRFIRMFADKGYDQIKFYSSIKPEWLKPLIAEAKKYHMRVCGHIPAFMTAAKAIDAGYDEVTHMNMLLLNFFGDTIDTRTPQRFAIPAQRAASLDLNSPQVKQFIALMKARNIASDPTLVAFEPMLTGREGVLEEKNKDIITHFPLQVQRSMRAGGQGIPVPPGMDSTYIQSFAAFLKLTKLLYDNGIRIVAGTDGTAGFDYQRELELYVKAGIPAEKVLQLATFGTAVYTGKSKDLGSIKAGKTADMVLVAGDPVKNISNVRKTKLVIKNGVIYDPAKLYKAISVVPF; encoded by the coding sequence ATGTTACCCTATAATGCCATCTTCAAAACGCTACTGCTGTCTGTTTTCAGTGTACCGCTGTGTTCATTTGCGCAGCAACGTGATACCATCAGATACTCTCTCATTTTAACAGGAAATATCAAAGGTGAAAAAAAGGTGATTGAAACGTCGCCCGGAACGTTTGAAACCTGGTACCAGTACAATGATCGTGGCAGGGGTGACAGCCTGCATACTATCTATCGCCAGGATAATGAGGGTTTTCCTACCTACGTGCGTGCGGTCGGAAAAGACTACTATAAAAAGCCGATATCGGAAGACTTCCTGCTGGCAGACGGTGTGGCCAAATGGAAAAACACCGCTGAAAATGAAACCCAGGCAGTCTCCGGGAAGGCCTTCTATGTCTGCCTCAATGGTGAGAGCGGAAATATTATCAAGGCGATGAAAGCCAATCAAAACAAAGTTAAATTACTGCCCTTTGGGGAAGCCTCGATGGAAGTAGTGTTACAGCATAAGGCGGGCGACCGCCAACTGCAGCTTTGTAAAATTTCAGGACTGTCTTATACGCCGGAATATATCTGGGCGGACGACCACGACGAGACATTTGGATATATAGGGGATTGGTTTGCGATGGTCCCTAAGGGTTATGAAACATATGTAAAGGAGCTGTTGGCAGAACAGAAAAAAATTGAGCGGCAGCAGGACAACCGGCTGGCCAAAGAGATACCGGAGAAAGTGGCGGGAAATATTCTGATACGCAACGTGACGCTTTTTGATGCGGAAAAAGCCCGGCTGCTGCCACGTACAGATGTGCTGATAAGGGAAGGAAAGATCAGGGAGGTATCAGTAGGAAAAGCCATTAAGGCAAAAGCCGACAGGATCGTGGATGGCAGCGGGCAAACATTGCTGCCCGGTTTCTGGGACATGCACGTACATCTCGGCGACGGTCCTGAAGGCATTATGCACGTCGCTGCCGGCGTAACCCACGTGCGCGACATGGGCAACGATACCACCCTGTTGGACCTCAGAAAAGAAATTGACAACGGTGAACTGATAGGACCACACCTGGAAGTCATCAGCGGACTGATTGACGGCGCCGGTCCGATGGCGGCGCCTACCGGTATATTGATCAACAATGTTGAAGAAGGCAAACGGTTTATCCGCATGTTTGCCGACAAGGGGTATGACCAGATCAAGTTTTACAGTTCCATTAAGCCGGAATGGCTGAAGCCACTAATAGCGGAGGCAAAGAAGTACCATATGCGTGTATGTGGTCATATCCCTGCTTTTATGACGGCAGCGAAGGCCATAGATGCCGGCTATGATGAAGTGACGCATATGAACATGCTTCTGCTCAACTTCTTCGGTGATACCATCGACACCCGTACGCCGCAACGGTTTGCTATCCCAGCGCAAAGGGCGGCGTCATTGGATTTGAACAGCCCGCAGGTGAAACAGTTCATCGCCCTGATGAAAGCCCGTAATATCGCCTCTGACCCCACACTGGTGGCATTTGAGCCGATGTTGACCGGCAGGGAGGGCGTACTGGAAGAAAAAAATAAAGACATCATCACTCATTTCCCGTTGCAGGTGCAACGCAGCATGCGCGCAGGAGGCCAGGGCATACCTGTTCCGCCGGGCATGGACTCTACTTATATTCAGTCCTTCGCCGCCTTTTTGAAGCTGACGAAGCTGCTGTATGACAACGGCATCCGGATTGTTGCCGGTACAGACGGTACGGCGGGATTTGACTACCAGCGGGAGCTGGAACTATATGTGAAAGCAGGTATTCCGGCTGAGAAGGTATTACAGCTGGCCACCTTCGGCACGGCGGTATACACCGGGAAAAGTAAAGACCTGGGAAGCATTAAAGCGGGGAAAACAGCAGACATGGTACTTGTGGCCGGAGACCCGGTGAAGAATATCAGTAATGTCAGGAAAACGAAACTTGTTATCAAGAACGGCGTGATCTATGATCCTGCTAAGTTGTACAAAGCCATTTCGGTGGTGCCGTTTTAG